One Leptolyngbya sp. SIO1E4 genomic window, ACCCTGCCCGGTTCTAGCGTCTCTAACGGTTCTTTCTTGCGAGTCAGGGTGTTGTAAAGAACAAGGCTCATGGGGGAGGTGAGAAGGTGAAACGAGAAATGGTCAATAATGTAGCAATCAGCAAGCCAGAGATTCAGAACTAATCGCTGTCGGTTGATCGCGGATGACTGGCAACCAGTAACTCTCTCACCCTATCACCCATTTCCCCTTACAGACTCGCTTTAGAGGCTCGCCGCCTACCCGGGTTGCCCAAGGGCGTTGCTGATTTTTGGGGATGAATTTGAAAACAGCCTCAGCATCCCGCGCATAGGGAGGTTGAAGGGAATCCTACCGCTGTTAAGCAACACTTAGGAAAGGGCTGACTGTAGCCCCGTCATCAAACACAGCAGTAAGGCTTCCGTCCATTCTACAGTGGCTCCATAGGTATCCCCCGTGTGCCCTCCGAGTTGTCGATTCAGCCAAGCCCCAACCCACATGGCGATCGCCCCTCCGCCTAAAGTCGTGCCCAATGCGAATACCCCCTCAGTCGGTCGGCAGAGGAAGGCAACTCCACACAAACCGAACAATGCGATAAGCCCCAGCAGCCAATCGGTGGTAGGACGGGCATGAATTTTATGAAAGGCACCTTTTCCTTCAGCTTTGAGGTAAGGATAGCGAGCGATCGCAATCACTTGCCCCCAGCGCCCCCAACCCGCTGCCGCCATGATGCCAAACCATCGCAACGCCTCTAAATCAATCAGGGCGACTCCTTTCAGGCCCACTAACACCACCGCCACCATGACCCCAAATGCCCCGGCTCGGCTATCTGCCATCACGGCCAAACGACGAGTTTTGTCGGGGACAGCTAGACCATCTGCGGTGTCCATGGCACCGTCTAAGTGAAGTCCACCCGTTAGGAGGAGCCATACCGCCACCAAGAGCCCACTACGGGTCACTACCGGCATCCCTAACCAAGCTAAGCTGACATCGCTGATGGCCAATATCCCCCCAATTCCTAAGCCCACTAAAGGGGCATATCGGGCAATGCCTGAAAAATTCATGGGCCAGTGTCCGGGGATGGGGATGCGGGTATAGAAAGTAATGGCAGCAATGAGTTGAGCCCCCCATCGCCAGGGCAGGTGTTGCCAGCGATCGCTCGACGAAGGTCGGGAAGAATTAGGAGCCATTCAGTGAAATCAGTGAATCCAATCTTTCCGTATTTTGGCTGATCTCATCCATGGGGACCTGGCTGCCACAATGGGGGAGACGCTTTTCCGATCTGAAAAATTACTGATCAGCAGAGGCATTCAGGGATTTATGAAAGCTACTAATGCTCAGCGATAGCGTCAGATTTCAGAAAACCGTCCTACTCCCGAGATCGATCCCTGGATGATCGACTATTGTGAGGATAGGCTCTCATACCACTCGGTCTCTTCTGGGTGCTTGTGAATCCAGTTTTGCGTTTGTGACAATCCTATGAGTTATGACCCTGCTGGCTCTAGCCACTTGCCTGCGCCTTGCCTTGTAGACAACGGCATTGTGGTCAATAAGGCTGACATGCTGAGGCTCCTGAATGATTTGGGACAGGTCACTTACATGGATGTCCACGATGATGCCGTTGTGAGCCAGGGCACTGGGTACGTCATGGATGTTTTTGCAGAGCCCGGATTGTCGACCCTGGTCGCCAATCAAAGCTTATATCTCAATGTCTGTAGCTTTGATTATCTAGAGCTTGAGAAACTACCCGATAAGCAGGCTTGCTTCAAACTTGTGCAAGATACTCGCTGTTTGCGTTTGCTTCCCCTGACAACACCGGTTCAAGAGCAGGTCACGCGTAATATTAATGCAGCGGCTTTAGAAGCGATTGTTGCGGAGGCCCTGTCTGCCAGTTGGGATGCCTGTCTGGATGATGATGGGCCGCTGACCTAGGGTGTGCGGGTGTTGGAGACACTGTATTGAAGAATTTTGAGTATCAGCAGGAGGCTTGCTGTCGCGATACGTTTGCCCGAGCAGGCTGTTTTCAGACTCCCTATGGCCTGGTCGAAACACCGCGTTTTATGCCAGTGGGCACCTTGGCAAACGTTAAAACCGTGACGCCAGATCAGCTGCGTTCAACCGGGGCGCAGATGGTGCTTGCGAATACTTACCACCTGCATCTGCAGCCGGGAGAGGCGCTGGTGGCAGCAGCCGGTGGGGTGCATCGATTCATGGGCTGGGATGGCCCCATGCTGACAGACTCTGGCGGATTTCAAGTGTTTAGCTTGAGTGAGCTGCGCACCATCTCTGAGGAAGGGGTAAAATTCCGATCGCCCAAAGATGGTCGCATCATCCACCTCACCCCTGAAGAATCAATTCGCATCCAAAATCAACTCGGGGCCGATGTCATCATGGCCTTTGATGAATGTCCGCCTTATCCGGCCAGTCGAGATGCTGTCGAGGTGGCGACTGATCGCACCTATCGATGGCTCAAGCGCTGCCAGGCTGCCCACACACGGGACGACCAAGCCCTATTTGGGATTGTGCAGGGCGGTGTGTATTTAGACCTGCGGCAACAGGCCGCTGCCGACCTTTCAGGGCTAGATTTGCCTGGCTATGCCATCGGCGGCGTCAGCGTCGGAGAGCCCCCTGAATTGATTGAAAAAATTGTTCGAGCAACCACGCCGTTACTGCCTGCTAACAAACCGCGATATCTCATGGGCGTCGGCACCTATCGGGAGATGGCCCAGGCGATCGCAGCAGGCATGGATCTCTTTGATTGTGTGATTCCGACCCGATTAGCGCGCCACGGTAGTGCCCTGGTGGGTGGCGAGCGCTGGAACCTTAAAAACGCCCGTTTCCGCAAAGACCTGACCCCACTCGACGATACTTGCCCCTGCTATACTTGCCGCACGTTCACCCGTGCCTACCTGTGTCACTTGCTGCACGCCCGTGAAATCCTGGCCTACACGCTATTGTCTATCCATAACATTACGGAGTTGGTTCGGTTTACTCAGCAGATTCGGCAGGCAATTTTGAACGATCGCTTCACCACAGAGTTTGGCCACTGGTTACAGCCTGAATCCCCATGAGGGTCACCAGTGAGGGGAGCTACCATGTTACAATCCATGGCAATTATGAGAGCTGTGTTGAAGAGGTAACTCTATCTATGGAAGCTGCACTCCTGTTAGCAAAACTGCCTGAAGCTTATTCAATCTTTGACCCCCTGGTAGACGTACTGCCAGTGATTCCGGTCTTTTTTCTGCTGCTGGCATTTGTTTGGCAAGCAGCCGTTGGATTTAGATAAGCGCTTTTGACCGACTGAGATATCAAAACCCTTTGAGATATCAAAACCCTTTTCTGAGCTATCGATAAAAACGAAGCAGTTCAGATTGATAAAATCCAGAGGCGACGTCACTCAGTGATGTCGCTTCTTTTTGTTAACGAGCACGGAGGGATTCGAACCCCCGACCCTCAGAACCGGAATCTGATGCTCTATCCAACTGAGCTACGTGCCCTGGGTCATTACAGATTGTAGCACCCAGCTTTCATCGTCACGTTAGCATGAGTAGAGTTTTCACGATTTTGAGACCCAATGACCGTTCCCCCTTCGACTTCCCCCTCCGATCTCGATGACATCGCCACTTCCCTGACCGAGGCCTCTGCGCAGCAAGGGCTCAATGCTGAGCAGTATCGGCGCAAGATGGAGCGACGTAAGGAAGTGCAGCAGCAGCGATTGTCAGAGCGCACCCATGAGAAGGGGTTAATTATTATTCACACAGGTAATGGCAAAGGCAAGACCACTGCAGCTTTGGGCATGGTGTTGCGATCGCTAGGACATGGCTTTAAGGTGGCCATTATTCAGTTCATCAAAGGGGCCTGGGAACCAGCAGAAAAGGCCGTCTTTGAGAAATGGTCGGGGCAACTTTATTTCCATGCCATGGGTGAGGGGTTTACCTGGGAAACGCAAGATCGCGATCGCGATACCGAAAAAGCACAAGCGGCCTGGCAGCAGACCCTCACTTATTTGCGCAACCCAGACTATCGCACCATTTTGCTCGATGAAATCAACATTGCTCTAAAGCATGGGTTTCTATCGACTGATGAAGTACTAGCGGGGTTGGCAGAGAAACCTGAGCACACCCACCTGATTCTGACTGGGCGGGGGGCACCCCAAGCCCTCATAGACCAAGCGGATCTCGTGACCGAAATGAAGCTCATCAAGCACCCCTTTCGAGAACAGGGTGTTAAAGCCCAACCTGGCATTGAGTTCTAATCCCAAATCCGTAATCCCACATCTGTGTTCAATGAGCCCTGCAGACAGCCTCAAGATTTGCTGTACCAGAGCAGGTCAGCAATGGGGTTATCTGAGACTTCAAGGGTCTCTTGGGGGGGATTAAGCAGCACAACTTGCTGTTGTAGATCGTCTCCCAAGCGGCGCGCTACGCGATTGGGAATGCCATAGCCATAAACCAAATGACCTTGGCCAGCAATCACAATCATTTGGGTATTGGAATTGGCTCGTCTAAACTCAGCAATGGCGTGAGCCATGGTTTCATCCCAGATCACCTGGGCGGCAAAAAAATTATCCGCGTTAAACAAGCCGTGACTACCGTGGCTGCCCAGGGTTGCGATGACAAACTCCCGGTAGGCGGCATTGCTGGTGTCGATATCGGCTCGGTCAGGAAGATAGCGGAAGGCTTCAGAACTGAGGCTTTCGAGGCCTTCGCTAGCAACCTGGTGGGTTACCTCTGAAGGGGCGTTGAGGGCAATTACCGGGATCTGGTACTGTTTGGCAAACCGCAGGATGGGGGCGTAGTATTCCCAAGGGAATCTCCAACGCCGTTCGTATTCGCTGCCCTCTATGAGTGCGGCTTCACTAATCTCCCCGGCCAGGTAGCGGTCAATCACGGTTTGAAAAGGACGCTGAAACATTTCCAGAGCGAATGCTACCGTTCCATTTTCTTGATATAAGGCTTGAATAATGTCTAGCTGGGCTGCATGATCAGCTGCGTTATCGTGCTGCTCACCGAGATACACCACATCGGCAGCGGCGAGTCTCAAAAAGATGGGGTAATCTCGCGCCTGAATGACGGGGGTCTCAACTGCGGCCGATAGATCGTCAGCGTAGGCTGCCGTCGCGATCGTACAGGCTAATAGCAGCGTGCTACTCAGGCTGACCAGCCTGACCCACCCTTGCGAGCGGAGCCAGGTCTTTAGGCATATAAATGCGTTCTCAAATACCATAGAGCCAATATTCACTAACAGAATGCATCAGTTTTGTCCGGCTAACAGACCCGTTGGATAACGGCCATGAACGGCGATCTTAGAGGCAATACCTCCTTCATCTCATCCTTGGAATTTTATCCATTAGAAAATTTCGATTGTGGCATCCAGGCTAATCCCAAAGAAGCTGTTATCAAAGGAAATAGTATCTCTTGAAGATCGTCCGTAGCTGATGCCACCAAATATGCTCATTCTGACCGCAGGCGACAAAGAATAGCGTAGCTGCCCGGTCACGCGCTGGTAAGTTTCATGGCGAGAAGTTTGGGTAAAATCTGACACCGTAATTTGGTATCCCACCTGGGTCGCCCATTGAGGGTTGAATCGATAATCTAAGGAAATGCCTAGGGTTTGGACAATGTTGCTGAATTTACTGGGGTTGCTGAAATGAAGTTGTCCTTGATAATAGCTATCTAAGGTTAGCCCTGGCAGCAGCGGGTCGCGACGACCTAAAAAAAGCTCAATTCCGTGATTCGTAAAAAATTGATCGTCAAACCCTTCGTCAAACAGAAGTTGGCTACTCCAACTCAACTGACCGTAGACGCGATTGGAAAAACTGTGCCGGATGCCTGCCCGAAATCTGAGTTCGTCATAGCTTGATTCTGAGAAATCTTGGTAGCGGAGAAAATTACTCTCCACTGAGGCCAGTAAGTTCGTGTTGGGGCCAATAGAGGGAAAGGCAATCAAAGAGAGCCCAGGTCGAATAAAGGTATCGCCAAGCCGACCCCTTACCGGATCATCCACCAAAAAAACGTTATCGCTGCTGGAAGCGGTGACATAGCCCGACAAAAATACAGATGGGCGAGGGGGCGGGTCCACTGCCACCGGTCGTAATCGCAAAATCCCTAACTCAGGATCCTGTAGAGAGTTCCGTAGGCGGATAATGCCCAATTCAGGATCTTGTCGAGGATCCCGTAACCGTACTACCCCGAGTTCTGGATCACCGGCTTGGGGAGGCTCTTGCGCGATCTCAGGCGGCTCAGGGGGGCGATCGTTTATCTGTCCTAGCCCTAAGGGGGGTGGGGGTGCAGCTGCAAATTCAGGCTGCTGCGTCATGAATGCATAGATATTGGGATAGGCGTTAGCCAACTGTGATTTGTCTAAATCTGGTTTGAAATCATCCGCGATCGCGAATGACAAGGTTGGCGACGCTTGATTGTGTGATTCACGCGTTGGTAGCGGATTAGGGGGCTCCAGTAACTGGTTAGTCGTCTCCAACGGTGGGTTGGCTGCAGTCGATAGTTGCCTAGCAGACTGCTTAGATAATTTGTGGGTGGATGTCACCTGGGTAGATGCGGTTGAGGTCTCAGAGAGAGTGGCATGGGCACCTGACTGATGCACGATAAGAATAATGGGTACCCACCCCAAGACCCAACCTTTCGATCTAGAATACTGACCTAGCACAATTGACTCCGCAGCAGGTTCTGACTCATTTCTCTAGCTCAGACGTTTTGGGGATTACTCCAGTTCACGAAGTCTTTACAAACGGGAACACTATGGTTCATGAAGTCTAAGACACTTCTGGGCAGTTTAAGCGTCAAAATCTACAGTGTGACCTTCACACCGCGAAAGAGGAACGACCTCGGTTAATACTGAGGTAAATGCTGACAAAACGA contains:
- a CDS encoding adenosylcobinamide-GDP ribazoletransferase; translation: MAPNSSRPSSSDRWQHLPWRWGAQLIAAITFYTRIPIPGHWPMNFSGIARYAPLVGLGIGGILAISDVSLAWLGMPVVTRSGLLVAVWLLLTGGLHLDGAMDTADGLAVPDKTRRLAVMADSRAGAFGVMVAVVLVGLKGVALIDLEALRWFGIMAAAGWGRWGQVIAIARYPYLKAEGKGAFHKIHARPTTDWLLGLIALFGLCGVAFLCRPTEGVFALGTTLGGGAIAMWVGAWLNRQLGGHTGDTYGATVEWTEALLLCLMTGLQSALS
- the tgt gene encoding tRNA guanosine(34) transglycosylase Tgt; translation: MKNFEYQQEACCRDTFARAGCFQTPYGLVETPRFMPVGTLANVKTVTPDQLRSTGAQMVLANTYHLHLQPGEALVAAAGGVHRFMGWDGPMLTDSGGFQVFSLSELRTISEEGVKFRSPKDGRIIHLTPEESIRIQNQLGADVIMAFDECPPYPASRDAVEVATDRTYRWLKRCQAAHTRDDQALFGIVQGGVYLDLRQQAAADLSGLDLPGYAIGGVSVGEPPELIEKIVRATTPLLPANKPRYLMGVGTYREMAQAIAAGMDLFDCVIPTRLARHGSALVGGERWNLKNARFRKDLTPLDDTCPCYTCRTFTRAYLCHLLHAREILAYTLLSIHNITELVRFTQQIRQAILNDRFTTEFGHWLQPESP
- a CDS encoding photosystem II reaction center protein K, producing MEAALLLAKLPEAYSIFDPLVDVLPVIPVFFLLLAFVWQAAVGFR
- the cobO gene encoding cob(I)yrinic acid a,c-diamide adenosyltransferase; translated protein: MTVPPSTSPSDLDDIATSLTEASAQQGLNAEQYRRKMERRKEVQQQRLSERTHEKGLIIIHTGNGKGKTTAALGMVLRSLGHGFKVAIIQFIKGAWEPAEKAVFEKWSGQLYFHAMGEGFTWETQDRDRDTEKAQAAWQQTLTYLRNPDYRTILLDEINIALKHGFLSTDEVLAGLAEKPEHTHLILTGRGAPQALIDQADLVTEMKLIKHPFREQGVKAQPGIEF
- a CDS encoding ChaN family lipoprotein; protein product: MVFENAFICLKTWLRSQGWVRLVSLSSTLLLACTIATAAYADDLSAAVETPVIQARDYPIFLRLAAADVVYLGEQHDNAADHAAQLDIIQALYQENGTVAFALEMFQRPFQTVIDRYLAGEISEAALIEGSEYERRWRFPWEYYAPILRFAKQYQIPVIALNAPSEVTHQVASEGLESLSSEAFRYLPDRADIDTSNAAYREFVIATLGSHGSHGLFNADNFFAAQVIWDETMAHAIAEFRRANSNTQMIVIAGQGHLVYGYGIPNRVARRLGDDLQQQVVLLNPPQETLEVSDNPIADLLWYSKS
- a CDS encoding MtrB/PioB family outer membrane beta-barrel protein translates to MLGQYSRSKGWVLGWVPIILIVHQSGAHATLSETSTASTQVTSTHKLSKQSARQLSTAANPPLETTNQLLEPPNPLPTRESHNQASPTLSFAIADDFKPDLDKSQLANAYPNIYAFMTQQPEFAAAPPPPLGLGQINDRPPEPPEIAQEPPQAGDPELGVVRLRDPRQDPELGIIRLRNSLQDPELGILRLRPVAVDPPPRPSVFLSGYVTASSSDNVFLVDDPVRGRLGDTFIRPGLSLIAFPSIGPNTNLLASVESNFLRYQDFSESSYDELRFRAGIRHSFSNRVYGQLSWSSQLLFDEGFDDQFFTNHGIELFLGRRDPLLPGLTLDSYYQGQLHFSNPSKFSNIVQTLGISLDYRFNPQWATQVGYQITVSDFTQTSRHETYQRVTGQLRYSLSPAVRMSIFGGISYGRSSRDTISFDNSFFGISLDATIEIF